CAGCAGGCTGCAGCAATACCAACTCTCCGGAGCTGAACCAGTGCGCACAGCAAAACTATCAGTGTGAGCAAAGCTGTGAGCAACGGGCTAACCCACAATCACTGGCCATGCAGGTGTGCAGTGATCAGTGCATCGAGTCCTTTAACCAGTGCAAAGCGCAGGCCGAGCAGCTCACGCAGCAATCTCGCAACAGTTCCTTGTATTAATGTACTTTTTTAAAATACGTGTTTTAAAAAACAGACATAAAAAAACCGCTCACTGAGCGGTTTTTTCTTTCCATGCAATGCCTTATAGCAGGCCCAGCTTTTTAAGCTCTTTGCTTGCAAGCTGGCTAGAAAGTGGTACATAACCATCTTTCTCTACAATCTTTTGACCTTCTTTCGACAGCACCATTTTCAGGAATTCCGCTTCGATTGGAGACAACGGCTTATTCGGGTGCTTGTTCACGTATAGGTACAAGAAGCGAGACAGCGGGTATTTGCCCTTAGCAACATTATCCAGTGTTGCATCTACAAAGTTATCGCCTTTCTTCGCCAGAGGTACTGTACGTACACCTGATGTCTTATAACCAATACCTGAGTAACCAATCGCGTTCACAGAGGAAGAGATTGACTGAACCACTGAAGCAGAACCCGGCTGTTCGTTTACGTTGTTACGGAAGTCGCCTTTACACAGGGCTTTTTTCTTGAAGTAACCGTAAGTACCAGATACTGAGTTACGTCCGTACAACTGGATGTCTTTGCTACCCCAGTCACCAGACAGACCTAAGTCACTCCAACGCTCAACCTGCTCAGACGCACCACATTTACGCGTTGATGAGAAAATCGCGTCTACCTGGTCGATACGCAGACCCTGGATTGGGTTATCTTTGTGTACAAATACAGCCAGGGCATCGATAGCAACACGTACTTCAGTCGGCTTGTAACCATAGCGCTTTTCAAACGCTTCGATTTCTTTCGACTTCATCTTACGGCTCATAGGGCCGAAGTTTGCCGTTGCTTCTGTCAAAGCCGGTGGCGCTGTAGAAGAACCCGCAGCCTGAATTTGAATGTTTACGTTAGGGTAAATACGTTTGTACTCTTCTGCCCAGAACGTCATCATGTTAGCCAGCGTGTCAGAGCCCACAGATGAAAAGTTACCAGAGATACCGCTGGTTTTGTTGTACTCAGGTAGATTCTTATCAAGTGCAGAGGCTTGAGCAGATACCAGTGTTGTTACAGCCACACCCATTGCGGCAACTAAGCTTTTAAATTTCATTGGGGTCACTCCAAATGTTCTTCCCATTTAATTTCTGAGCACATTGTGCAGAAAACAAATGACAATAAAATTACTCTCAAATGACACTTTTATGACTTTCAGTGCTTGTCATAAAAATACGTTTTTCTTTTTCGAAGGCAAATGAGAAACACGAGCCTTTGCCCAGTGTACTGTCGATTTCCAGATGCGAATCATGGCGCGACAACACGTGCTTGGTGATGGCCAGACCGAGCCCCGACCCACCCGTTTTACGGCTGCGCGCCTTATCAACCCGGTAGAATCGTTCAGTCAGCCGGTTAATGTGCTCGGGTGCTATCCCGTCGCCATTATCAATCACAGAAAAGCGCGGTCGCTCGCCGTCTAAACACCAGTTCACGGTAATGTTCCCGCCTGGTTTAGTATAATGAATGGCATTAAACACCAAATTAGAAAAGGCACTGCGTAGCTCATCCACGCACCCCTTAATATCCAGGTCCGGGTCGACGTTAAACGCAATTTCGTGATCTTTCTCCTGATTCAGCGAATTGGCCTCGGTCTGGATGAGCTTCAGCATCGCAGGCACATTCACCGCTTTATCATTGTCCTGATTTCGTTGTCCTTCAATGCGCGATAAGGAGAGCAGCTGATTGACCAGGCTGTCCATTCGTTTACACTGCTCTATCATGGTGTGATGCGCTTTATTCCACATCGCAGGAGGCGGCATCTGATCGCCTTCCATCATCTCCAGATAACCGGTAACCACAGTGAGTGGGGTACGCAATTCATGAGACACGTTGGCAACAAAGTCTTTGCGCATTTGCTCCAGCTGCTTCAGCCTGGAAATGTCTCGCACCACCATCATGAGCTGCTCGGCGTAAGGCATTACCCGGAACTCTAATACGCGCTCTCCACCATGCCCCGAATCCATCTCCAGAGGCTCATGAAAGTCATGAGCCTGCATATATTTAACGAACTTAGGATCGCGGATCAGATTATCAAGACGCTGGCCATGGTCGGTTGGCCACTGTAAACCAAGCACTTTAAGTGCAAGCTGGTTACACCAGACAATGCTGAGATCCTGTTGCATCACTATCACAGCATCGGGCACGGCTTCGGCCCCTTCACGAAAACGTCGGATCAACTCAGCCAGCTCGTTACGCTTCTTACGGTTGCGATGCTGTAACTGATAGATCCCTTCAAAGATCTGCTCCCAGGCACCCGATCCTTCCGGTGGGTTAAAGCTGCGCTGATTGATCAACCAGTCGCTCAATCGATATAACTGTTGGTAATGCCAGATCAGTAACACCATGGCACCGATAAAGAGTAAGACAAACGGTGCGCCTAATAAGATCCCAATCAGGGTTAATGGCAGAAAATACAAAAACAGGCGTTTTAATAACGCCTGTTTATCAATCACCCTATACATACAAAATGATCCTAAAGAGAATGCGCCATGGCTAGCCTACCATAGCGCCAGATGCTTTACAGCTTACTTGAGAAGCGATAACCCGCACCACGTACAGTTTGTACCAGGCGATCGTGACCGAGCGGTGCAATCGCTTTACGCAGGCGGCGGATGTGAACGTCGACAGTGCGATCTTCCACATACACGTTGGTGCCCCAAACATGATCCAACAGCTGCTCACGACTGTAGACCCGCTCCGGGTGCGTCATAAAGAAGTGAAGTAATCTGAATTCCGTTGGACCCATTTCCAGCTCGTTGCCAGCAGAGGTTACACGGTGTGATATTGGGTCAAGGCGCAAGCCATGCACTTCGATGGCCTCTTCTAACGACGTCGGAGAAACCCGACGCATCACCGCTTTAATACGCGCCATCAATTCTTTTGGAGAGAAAGGTTTAGTAACGTAGTCGTCAGCACCCACTTCCAATCCCTTGACCTTATCTTCTTCCTCACCACGTGCTGTCAGCATAATAATGGGGATTTGTCTGGTGTATTCGCTTTGTTTAAATTTCTTGGCAATCTGGATACCGCTGCCGCCTGGCAACATCCAATCCAATAGCACCATATCAGGATAAGGCTCAACCATAGCTGCAATTGCAGAATCATAGTCTTCAGCTTCAATGGCCTGAAAACCATTTTGTTCCAACACAAACACCAACATTTCTCTGATCGGCGCTTCGTCATCAACTACCAGTACTTTACGTGACATTCCCATTTATCTCTTACGTTACCGAAGTGGGTTTCATTATTATGACTAAGTATGACAGTTTTATGAAATACCAAGTGATAAAAGATGACAATTGGGAAAAAAATAGGGCCAACTTAATGTAAGGCTATGGTACTGAAAAAGCGAAGGTTTCGCAGAAATGCAACGATAACCCGGCACAAACTCGGGGTAAATCCTTGTTTCGTCAGGTTTGTTTTGCGCCAGGGTTAACACACAACTTGGTATGGCCGCTGTAAATAGGCGTAAGGTCAGACATACAGGCCATTTAAGTTCATTTACAAAGCTACCGGGACAAAGGGCAATAAACCTCGCGGCAACGCCCGGAAATCAGACTTTGCCCCGTGCGCTGTGCTGCTCAGTAGCGCTCACACAGCCGGACTATACACGCAGGTATCGCAACACCTGCGCACTAAAGCAACGACACTAAAAATCATAGCGTAATGTCAGCGCCATATGATCCTGATCCGGGTTGTTATCGAGGTCGGTTTTGGTATACCACAGGTACATTCTTGCTTGCTTAGATAAGCTCTTTTCGACTCCAATAGACGTTGCGTCCCCTGAGTCTTTGAGCTTGCCCGAGGCCCCATCGGAATTTTGATATTGCGCCAGCAGCTTATAACCATTGTCTAACTTCAGCGCGGCGCTGGCCATATAGCTGTCTACGGTATCATTGCTGCCAACCGCTTCACTTTGCTGGTAACTGGCGCCTAAGGTCACCTGAGCTATCTTGCCCTGCACAGTCACGCGGGTAATGTCCTGACCGGCTACCTCTTCATCGCGCGCCACACTGGCGTATACAGCCGTTTTTTTCAATTTGCTATCGCCGTAACTAGCTGCCATAGACAAGCCACTCTCGCCATTTTGCTTGCTGTTGTCTTCGGCAATGTAGCTGACTGTAAACTTAAGGTGATTGAGTGAAGGCGTCGTGTATTGTAAGGTATCACCGAGGCGGTTTTCGCCAACGAAGAAATTCTTAATATCGGCGCTGAAATCGTTCATCAGATCCACTTTGCCCTGCGACTTTTTCATTGCGGTGTCGTCACGGCCCACCAGCACCTGACCAAAGCGACCTTTGATCCCCACATACTGAGAGCGTGCAGTGATGTTTTCTTCAGATTTCCCATCGTTGTCGTTTTCAGACATTTCGACCTGAAATTCCAACTTGTAGAAGGCAGAGCTCCCGGTGTCTAAATCTGCTGCACCTTTGATCCCCATTCGCGAGGCGTAGCTTTCCACTGAGGTGTCCGAGCCACTTCCCGTATCACTGTTTTCGACACCCAAGTGCGCGCGTCCGTAAACCTTGAGTTCTTCGGCCTGCACTTGCACACCAGCCAGCACAGAGCCCCCAAAAAGGGCAGCCAAAAAGCATTTTTTCATACCTTGACCTTAATAAAAACCAATGTGAGCAGAATAGAGTACTCTTTAAAACTAGACGCTCTGTTTGAGAGATCAAGTGACAAACCGCCGGATCAAAGTTTTTCTAAGTTGAGTTGCCTGAGATCAAATTTATACCAAGAGATCCTGCCGGGATCATATTTTTACTAACGATCGTACGCAGAGGTAACGCGCGCAGCAAACAGGTTGGACTAACTTATTGATTTTAGATCGATTCCACACGCCACCTTGGTCAGATCCAGCGTCCGACTTAGTAAGATCTCGATCTCAGACGCTTCTGATCTCCTGTTAGTTAGTCAAGATCTGATCCCGGCGCTCGCAGGTAGGTAAAAATCTGATCCCAGAGAGATCAAACATGGATACAAAAATGCCGCAGTTTCAAAGCTGCGGCATGTATTGTTGACCCGATTTTCCAGGGTTAGTAATTATTTGATCTGAGGATCCAACTCACCAGTCAGATATTTCAGGTGCATGTCATCCAAAGAGATAGGCTGGATGCGACCAGCCTGACCTGCGGTGCCAAATGCTTCATAACGCGCAACACAGATCTCTGTCATCGCTTTGGTAGCTTCAGCAAGATACTTACGAGGATCGAAGTTGGCCGGGTTATGTGCCAGGTGACGACGGATAGCACCCGTCGCAGCCAGACGTAAGTCTGTGTCGATATTAACTTTACGCACGCCGTGCTTAATGCCTTCAACGATCTGCTCTACAGGCACGCCATAGGTCTCTGGGATCTCACCGCCAAATTCGTTGATCACCGCCAGCCACTCCTGAGGTACAGAAGATGAGCCATGCATTACCAGGTGGGTATTCGGAATACGTGCGTGGATCTCTTTAATGCGGTTGATAGCCAGGATGTCGCCTGTTGGTGGACGCGTAAACTTGTAAGCACCGTGCGATGTACCACACGCGATTGCCAGCGCATCAACGCCGGTTTTCTTAACGAAGTCAGCAGCTTCTTCCGGATCAGTCAGCAACTGGTCGTGTGACAGCTTACCAACAGCGCCGATGCCATCTTCTTCGCCCGCTTCGCCCGTTTCCAAAGAACCTAAAACGCCCAGCTCCCCCTCAACCGACACACCACAAGCATGTGCCATTTCTACAGTGCGACGTGTCACGTCAACGTTGTATTCGTAGCTTGAAGGCGTTTTACCATCTTCCATAAGCGAGCCATCCATCATAACAGATGAAAAGCCAAGCTGGATTGAACGCTGACATACACCCGGAGACGTACCATGATCCTGGTGCATAACAACCGGAATATGTGGCCACTCTTCAACTGCGGCCAAAATCATATGGCGAATAAACGGTGCCCCTGCGTACTTACGTGCGCCTGCCGAACCCTGAACAATCACCGGACTATTGGTTTTATCTGCCGCTTCCATAATCGCGCGCATTTGCTCTTGGTTGTTTACGTTAAAGGCAGGAACGCCGTAACCATGCTCTGCGGCATGATCCAGCAATTGACGCATACTGATTAAAGCCATTGTGCTTTCTCCAATTGTTGATGAGTGAAGCTGATATTTCCAAGATCAGCTCTCGTACTCATCGATTTGAACGGGATAAATTTTAAGTGCTACACACTCAGTTTGTTTCGGGAATAAAATGTGAGAGAGTCCCAAAACCGGACCAAACTATCGGCCCAAAAATGTGATGCTGCGACGTATTGCGCAGCATCGTGCCTGAATTACGCTTTCGCTCTTTGTTCAAGCATAGCGACTGCTGGTAGTTTTTTCCCCTCAAGGAACTCTAAAAACGCACCACCACCGGTCGAGATATATGAAATTTCATCAGCTACGCCATATTTGTCGATAGCTGCCAGGGTGTCACCCCCACCCGCGATTGAAAACGCGTTAGATTTGGCAATGGCATTGGCAATTGCCTCAGTACCATTACCGAACTGGTCAAATTCAAACACACCAACAGGGCCATTCCAGACCACAGTGCCTGCGTTGGCAATGATTTTTGCCAATGTGTTTGCAGTATCAGGACCAATATCGAAGATCATGTCAGTATCGCGCACTTCCGCCACATCTTTAATCTCAGCAACAGCAGACTCAGAGAACTCGTCACCCACAACCACATCGGTTGGAACAGGGATATCACCGTCATTGGCACGGGCCGCTTCACTGAGTTTATTTGCTTCGTCAATCAGGTCTGGTTCGTACAAAGACTTACCAACCGGGTTACCCGCTGCAGCGATAAAGGTGTTCGCGATACCACCACCCGTGACCAGCTGATCAACCACTTTAGACAGTGAATCAAGCACGGTGAGTTTAGTCGATACTTTTGAGCCGCCTACGATGGCAACCAAAGGACGTGCCGGATTATCAAGGGCTTTGCCCAGCGCTTC
The Pseudoalteromonas viridis DNA segment above includes these coding regions:
- a CDS encoding porin, with amino-acid sequence MKKCFLAALFGGSVLAGVQVQAEELKVYGRAHLGVENSDTGSGSDTSVESYASRMGIKGAADLDTGSSAFYKLEFQVEMSENDNDGKSEENITARSQYVGIKGRFGQVLVGRDDTAMKKSQGKVDLMNDFSADIKNFFVGENRLGDTLQYTTPSLNHLKFTVSYIAEDNSKQNGESGLSMAASYGDSKLKKTAVYASVARDEEVAGQDITRVTVQGKIAQVTLGASYQQSEAVGSNDTVDSYMASAALKLDNGYKLLAQYQNSDGASGKLKDSGDATSIGVEKSLSKQARMYLWYTKTDLDNNPDQDHMALTLRYDF
- the fba gene encoding class II fructose-bisphosphate aldolase (catalyzes the reversible aldol condensation of dihydroxyacetonephosphate and glyceraldehyde 3-phosphate in the Calvin cycle, glycolysis, and/or gluconeogenesis): MALISMRQLLDHAAEHGYGVPAFNVNNQEQMRAIMEAADKTNSPVIVQGSAGARKYAGAPFIRHMILAAVEEWPHIPVVMHQDHGTSPGVCQRSIQLGFSSVMMDGSLMEDGKTPSSYEYNVDVTRRTVEMAHACGVSVEGELGVLGSLETGEAGEEDGIGAVGKLSHDQLLTDPEEAADFVKKTGVDALAIACGTSHGAYKFTRPPTGDILAINRIKEIHARIPNTHLVMHGSSSVPQEWLAVINEFGGEIPETYGVPVEQIVEGIKHGVRKVNIDTDLRLAATGAIRRHLAHNPANFDPRKYLAEATKAMTEICVARYEAFGTAGQAGRIQPISLDDMHLKYLTGELDPQIK
- a CDS encoding PstS family phosphate ABC transporter substrate-binding protein, which translates into the protein MKFKSLVAAMGVAVTTLVSAQASALDKNLPEYNKTSGISGNFSSVGSDTLANMMTFWAEEYKRIYPNVNIQIQAAGSSTAPPALTEATANFGPMSRKMKSKEIEAFEKRYGYKPTEVRVAIDALAVFVHKDNPIQGLRIDQVDAIFSSTRKCGASEQVERWSDLGLSGDWGSKDIQLYGRNSVSGTYGYFKKKALCKGDFRNNVNEQPGSASVVQSISSSVNAIGYSGIGYKTSGVRTVPLAKKGDNFVDATLDNVAKGKYPLSRFLYLYVNKHPNKPLSPIEAEFLKMVLSKEGQKIVEKDGYVPLSSQLASKELKKLGLL
- the phoR gene encoding phosphate regulon sensor histidine kinase PhoR; translated protein: MYRVIDKQALLKRLFLYFLPLTLIGILLGAPFVLLFIGAMVLLIWHYQQLYRLSDWLINQRSFNPPEGSGAWEQIFEGIYQLQHRNRKKRNELAELIRRFREGAEAVPDAVIVMQQDLSIVWCNQLALKVLGLQWPTDHGQRLDNLIRDPKFVKYMQAHDFHEPLEMDSGHGGERVLEFRVMPYAEQLMMVVRDISRLKQLEQMRKDFVANVSHELRTPLTVVTGYLEMMEGDQMPPPAMWNKAHHTMIEQCKRMDSLVNQLLSLSRIEGQRNQDNDKAVNVPAMLKLIQTEANSLNQEKDHEIAFNVDPDLDIKGCVDELRSAFSNLVFNAIHYTKPGGNITVNWCLDGERPRFSVIDNGDGIAPEHINRLTERFYRVDKARSRKTGGSGLGLAITKHVLSRHDSHLEIDSTLGKGSCFSFAFEKEKRIFMTSTESHKSVI
- a CDS encoding phosphoglycerate kinase, which produces MSVIKMADLDLNGKRVLIREDLNVPVKEGKVTSDARIRASLPTIKLALEKGAKVMVMSHLGRPTEGEYDAQYSLQPVVDYLNDALEQNVRLVDNYLDGVDIADNEVVVFENVRFNVGEKKNDEALSKKLAALCDVYVMDAFGTAHRAQASTHGVGLFAEVACAGPLLAAELEALGKALDNPARPLVAIVGGSKVSTKLTVLDSLSKVVDQLVTGGGIANTFIAAAGNPVGKSLYEPDLIDEANKLSEAARANDGDIPVPTDVVVGDEFSESAVAEIKDVAEVRDTDMIFDIGPDTANTLAKIIANAGTVVWNGPVGVFEFDQFGNGTEAIANAIAKSNAFSIAGGGDTLAAIDKYGVADEISYISTGGGAFLEFLEGKKLPAVAMLEQRAKA
- the phoB gene encoding phosphate regulon transcriptional regulator PhoB — encoded protein: MSRKVLVVDDEAPIREMLVFVLEQNGFQAIEAEDYDSAIAAMVEPYPDMVLLDWMLPGGSGIQIAKKFKQSEYTRQIPIIMLTARGEEEDKVKGLEVGADDYVTKPFSPKELMARIKAVMRRVSPTSLEEAIEVHGLRLDPISHRVTSAGNELEMGPTEFRLLHFFMTHPERVYSREQLLDHVWGTNVYVEDRTVDVHIRRLRKAIAPLGHDRLVQTVRGAGYRFSSKL